In Desulfovibrio sp. X2, a single window of DNA contains:
- a CDS encoding MoaD/ThiS family protein, which produces MEIEVRCFATLARFTPGDGFFELPDGATAAEAIAALGIPADDVNIIFINGKAAELASPLAEGDRLGLFPAVGGG; this is translated from the coding sequence ATGGAAATCGAAGTGCGCTGTTTCGCGACGCTGGCCAGGTTCACCCCGGGCGACGGCTTCTTCGAGCTGCCCGACGGCGCGACCGCGGCCGAGGCCATCGCGGCGCTCGGCATCCCGGCCGACGACGTGAACATCATCTTCATCAACGGAAAGGCCGCCGAGCTCGCGAGTCCGCTCGCGGAAGGGGACAGGCTCGGCCTCTTCCCCGCGGTGGGCGGAGGCTAG
- a CDS encoding ThiF family adenylyltransferase yields MPLPPPPSSGSSGPGTCGPAALPLADLLRAAARAEKQPDNSEALVIAGADLLTASRRAQTQPWEAAETALSLGIVPARYQRNLGAFGCEGQLRLHRSSAAMVGLGGLGGLALESLARLGVGNIRGADGDFFEESNLNRQLLCEADSLFGPKSDAAARRVRRINPLLRFFAVRAFLEAGDMAEFLSGADVALDCLGGLAHRPALEKAAGEAGIPLVTAAVAGWSGYVAVVMPGATGPAALMGASEGGAEDTLGTQPPAIYTASAIMAGEAARLLAFGKSALAGRMLLFDLERQTYDTVSI; encoded by the coding sequence GTGCCCCTGCCGCCTCCTCCCTCTTCCGGCTCGTCCGGACCGGGGACCTGCGGCCCCGCGGCCCTGCCCCTGGCCGACCTCCTGCGCGCCGCCGCCCGCGCCGAAAAGCAGCCCGACAACAGCGAGGCCCTGGTCATAGCCGGGGCGGACCTGCTGACAGCCTCGCGCCGCGCCCAGACGCAGCCGTGGGAGGCCGCCGAGACGGCCCTCTCGCTCGGCATCGTGCCCGCGCGCTACCAGAGGAACCTGGGCGCCTTCGGCTGCGAGGGGCAGCTGCGGCTGCATCGCTCCTCGGCGGCCATGGTGGGGCTCGGCGGGCTTGGCGGACTGGCCCTGGAATCGCTCGCGCGCCTCGGCGTAGGGAATATTCGCGGCGCGGACGGGGACTTCTTCGAGGAGAGCAACCTGAACCGCCAGCTCCTGTGCGAGGCCGACTCCCTGTTCGGCCCCAAGAGCGACGCCGCGGCGAGGCGCGTGCGGCGCATCAACCCGCTGCTGCGCTTCTTTGCGGTGCGGGCCTTCCTCGAGGCCGGGGACATGGCGGAATTTCTCTCGGGCGCGGACGTGGCCCTGGACTGCCTGGGCGGGCTCGCGCATCGCCCGGCCCTGGAAAAGGCGGCGGGCGAGGCGGGAATCCCCCTGGTCACGGCCGCGGTGGCGGGCTGGTCGGGCTACGTGGCCGTGGTCATGCCCGGCGCCACGGGACCGGCCGCGCTCATGGGGGCCTCGGAGGGAGGCGCCGAGGACACGCTCGGCACCCAGCCCCCGGCCATCTACACCGCGTCCGCGATCATGGCCGGGGAGGCCGCGCGGCTTCTGGCCTTCGGCAAGAGCGCGCTCGCGGGCCGCATGCTCCTCTTCGACCTCGAGCGGCAGACCTACGACACCGTGAGCATCTGA
- a CDS encoding ATP-binding cassette domain-containing protein: MQDGTLVRFRQAGVRRGRNLVLGGLDWELAAGESWAVFGANGAGKSTFLSLVRGDIWPSEGERTYFVDGRPQVSPLGFREKSALVSAEQQLWYVRAGVNPTALDVAVAGLRDTPLAYGRVRDDELAAARAALAAVGLAELEARLFSSLSQGQQRRVLLARALAGKPRLLVLDECLEGLDAAAREEMLASLRAQAERRGEEPGVQLLYATHRPEEARALGLSRGLVVEAGKVVFAGSLDEAAARAFPDIGDGAGEAAPVVPASSVSEPGGKGAPAFLLAFEKVTAVRGGRAVLVGLDWTVRPGEHWAVLGPNGAGKSTLLALAAGDLHPVAGRVGRFGRFKPMSLWEIRRRTALVSFDLHVIHEEDMTGLAVVVSGLRGHIGLHEAATPEEEARARALLFELGLAELAQRSVESFSSGQLRRLLLARALVAGPRLLLLDEPFAGLDAPSRAAMRRTLAAMAGRGASLVMTSHHADDLPDVPMRTLRLSAPEDAGNFAGTYEIGVPEEEWGD; this comes from the coding sequence ATGCAGGACGGGACACTGGTCAGGTTCAGGCAGGCGGGCGTGCGGCGCGGGAGGAACCTCGTGCTCGGCGGGCTCGACTGGGAGCTCGCGGCCGGGGAGAGCTGGGCCGTGTTCGGCGCCAACGGGGCGGGCAAGTCCACCTTTCTCTCCCTCGTGCGCGGCGACATCTGGCCGAGCGAGGGCGAGCGGACCTATTTCGTGGACGGCCGTCCCCAGGTCTCGCCGCTCGGCTTTCGCGAGAAGAGCGCCCTGGTCTCGGCCGAGCAGCAGCTGTGGTACGTGCGCGCGGGCGTGAACCCCACGGCCCTGGACGTGGCCGTGGCCGGGCTGCGCGACACGCCCCTGGCCTACGGCCGGGTGCGCGACGACGAGTTGGCCGCGGCCCGCGCCGCCCTTGCCGCGGTCGGTCTGGCGGAGCTCGAGGCGCGCCTCTTCTCCTCCCTCTCCCAGGGCCAGCAGCGCCGCGTGCTCCTGGCCCGCGCCTTGGCCGGAAAGCCCCGCCTGCTGGTGCTCGACGAGTGCCTGGAAGGACTCGACGCCGCAGCCCGCGAGGAGATGCTCGCGAGCTTGCGCGCCCAGGCGGAGCGCCGGGGGGAGGAGCCTGGCGTGCAGCTCCTCTACGCCACGCACCGGCCGGAAGAGGCGCGGGCCCTCGGGCTCTCGCGCGGCCTGGTCGTGGAGGCCGGAAAGGTCGTCTTCGCCGGGTCCCTGGACGAGGCAGCGGCCCGCGCCTTCCCGGACATCGGGGATGGCGCAGGGGAGGCCGCGCCCGTCGTTCCCGCATCCTCTGTCTCCGAGCCGGGCGGCAAGGGCGCGCCCGCCTTCCTCCTGGCCTTCGAGAAGGTCACGGCCGTGCGCGGCGGCCGCGCCGTACTGGTCGGCCTGGACTGGACCGTGCGCCCGGGCGAGCACTGGGCCGTGCTCGGCCCGAACGGCGCGGGCAAGAGCACGCTCCTGGCACTGGCCGCCGGGGACCTGCATCCCGTTGCCGGACGCGTGGGCCGCTTCGGCCGCTTCAAGCCCATGAGCCTGTGGGAGATCCGTCGCCGCACGGCCCTGGTCTCCTTCGACCTGCACGTGATCCACGAGGAGGACATGACCGGGCTCGCCGTGGTCGTCTCCGGGCTTCGCGGCCACATCGGGCTGCACGAGGCGGCCACGCCCGAGGAGGAGGCGCGCGCCCGCGCGCTGCTTTTCGAACTCGGGCTGGCGGAGCTTGCACAGAGATCGGTGGAGAGCTTCTCCAGCGGGCAACTGCGCCGCCTGCTCCTGGCCCGCGCGCTCGTGGCCGGGCCGCGCCTGCTGCTCCTGGACGAGCCCTTCGCCGGGCTGGACGCGCCCTCGCGCGCGGCCATGCGCCGCACCCTGGCCGCCATGGCGGGAAGGGGCGCGAGCCTGGTCATGACCTCGCACCACGCGGACGACCTGCCGGACGTGCCCATGCGCACGCTGCGCCTGAGCGCGCCGGAGGACGCGGGGAACTTCGCCGGGACCTACGAGATAGGAGTGCCCGAGGAGGAGTGGGGGGACTAG
- a CDS encoding fatty acid desaturase gives MEYRVPTLLNLAVAGLLLGLSALFFLVLPGLLLPRSAWWLLLLVPVVLASNTFWFAAHESFHFNLHPNRTANELLGRALAVCLGVPFHVVRFGHLQHHRFNGALVDRPDIYDPADTWPPLAWIGYYAQLVGGFYLLEAASFLVFLLPARHIPKVVDMGLSERDEGSAQIKKLARQTFAKPEVVRAVRIDGALALALHGSALWLYGPWWPAFVAALAGRAFLVSLANNLPHYGTGNTDVKSALNVRLPRLCDAALLHFYCHRVHHADPRIPWTGLPAGMAERGLTFQTGWWRAALVQFRGPITLAAAQAGGTVAVPAAA, from the coding sequence ATGGAATACCGCGTCCCCACCCTGCTCAACCTGGCCGTGGCCGGTCTGCTGCTGGGGCTCAGCGCCCTGTTCTTCCTCGTGCTGCCGGGGCTGCTCCTGCCGCGAAGCGCGTGGTGGCTCCTGCTCCTCGTGCCCGTGGTGCTGGCCAGCAACACCTTCTGGTTCGCGGCGCACGAGTCCTTCCACTTCAACCTGCACCCGAACAGGACGGCCAACGAGCTGCTCGGCCGCGCCCTGGCCGTGTGCCTGGGCGTGCCCTTCCACGTGGTGCGCTTCGGCCACCTGCAGCACCACCGCTTCAACGGCGCCCTCGTGGACCGGCCGGACATCTACGACCCGGCCGACACCTGGCCGCCGCTGGCCTGGATCGGCTACTACGCGCAGCTCGTGGGCGGCTTCTACCTGCTGGAGGCGGCCAGTTTCCTGGTCTTCCTCCTGCCCGCCCGGCACATCCCGAAGGTGGTGGACATGGGGCTGTCCGAGCGCGACGAGGGCTCGGCCCAGATCAAGAAGCTGGCCCGGCAGACCTTTGCCAAGCCGGAGGTGGTGCGCGCCGTGCGCATCGACGGCGCGCTCGCGCTCGCGCTGCACGGCTCGGCCCTGTGGCTCTACGGGCCGTGGTGGCCCGCCTTCGTCGCCGCGCTCGCGGGCCGCGCCTTCCTCGTCTCGCTGGCGAACAACCTGCCGCATTACGGCACCGGCAACACGGACGTCAAATCCGCCCTGAACGTGCGCCTTCCGCGGCTTTGCGACGCGGCCCTGCTGCACTTCTACTGCCACCGCGTGCACCACGCCGACCCGCGCATCCCGTGGACCGGGCTGCCCGCGGGCATGGCGGAGCGCGGCCTCACCTTCCAGACCGGCTGGTGGCGGGCGGCGCTCGTCCAGTTCCGAGGCCCCATCACCCTCGCGGCGGCGCAGGCGGGCGGGACGGTGGCGGTCCCGGCCGCGGCCTGA